Proteins encoded by one window of Salicibibacter halophilus:
- a CDS encoding futalosine hydrolase: MAKILIMTAVEAEKEAVERGIGEVENINVEIAGVGPAQAAARTAFALTSDNYDMVMSIGIGGGFKNRAEIGDIMISERLVAGDLGAESKGSFLPIDELGFGSNEIVADATSAEQMAKKLTEKGEKVRTGAVLTLSTVTGTEETATMLVQRFTDACAEAMEGFGVASAAAEKDLPVLEVRSISNLIGPREKENWNIKEALATLEKAGLAIKELFT; the protein is encoded by the coding sequence ATGGCGAAAATACTTATCATGACCGCCGTCGAAGCAGAGAAAGAAGCTGTTGAACGTGGGATAGGCGAGGTGGAGAATATTAATGTGGAAATCGCCGGCGTTGGCCCGGCACAAGCTGCCGCTCGGACCGCTTTTGCTTTAACTAGCGACAATTACGATATGGTTATGAGCATAGGAATCGGAGGCGGTTTTAAAAACAGGGCGGAGATCGGAGACATAATGATCAGTGAGCGTCTTGTCGCCGGGGATTTAGGAGCAGAATCAAAGGGAAGCTTTCTCCCCATCGATGAGCTCGGATTTGGATCGAACGAGATAGTTGCTGATGCAACTTCCGCTGAACAAATGGCGAAAAAATTAACCGAAAAGGGCGAAAAGGTCCGAACTGGAGCTGTGTTGACACTTTCTACCGTAACGGGTACAGAGGAAACCGCGACGATGCTCGTGCAAAGATTTACAGATGCCTGCGCAGAAGCAATGGAAGGATTTGGCGTCGCTTCGGCAGCGGCGGAAAAAGATCTCCCCGTCTTGGAGGTCCGTTCGATTTCCAACCTTATAGGACCGAGAGAGAAAGAAAACTGGAACATCAAAGAAGCGCTTGCTACCCTTGAAAAAGCAGGTTTGGCAATAAAGGAGCTATTCACATGA
- a CDS encoding 1,4-dihydroxy-6-naphthoate synthase, producing MKIAYSPCPNDTFVFHALTHGLIEGAPSFGVTYADIDVTNHLAINGDPDKHDVLKISFAALPWVLEDYTLLSCGGALGRGCGPLVLTANDENNPNDLEGKRVAVPSERSTAYLLFRLWTAQQVEGNIGDVVVMPFHEIMPAVQNGDVDAGLVIHEARFTYQNYGLNKLVDLGDWWEKDTGYAIPLGAIIARRSVDREALTGWIKQSVDYAWERPEASKEYVRFHAQEMDEEVAQNHIDLYVNGFTKELGEEGYGAVEAFLGRAAKEGLVPGHQLQRLRDR from the coding sequence ATGAAGATCGCTTATTCCCCATGTCCGAACGATACATTTGTTTTTCATGCCCTGACCCATGGGTTGATTGAAGGGGCGCCATCTTTTGGGGTTACCTATGCGGATATCGATGTAACGAACCATTTGGCGATAAACGGGGATCCTGATAAACACGACGTATTGAAAATCTCGTTCGCGGCTCTTCCGTGGGTGTTGGAAGATTACACGCTCTTATCCTGCGGTGGCGCGCTTGGGCGGGGCTGTGGCCCACTTGTTTTAACCGCGAATGATGAAAATAACCCGAATGATCTAGAAGGCAAGCGGGTGGCAGTCCCGAGCGAACGGTCCACTGCCTATTTGCTGTTTCGGCTTTGGACGGCTCAACAGGTGGAGGGCAATATCGGCGACGTCGTTGTAATGCCTTTCCATGAGATTATGCCGGCTGTACAAAACGGGGACGTTGATGCGGGTCTTGTTATCCACGAAGCGCGTTTTACGTACCAAAACTATGGGTTGAATAAACTTGTCGACCTTGGCGATTGGTGGGAAAAAGATACAGGTTACGCGATTCCGTTAGGTGCAATCATTGCCCGGCGTTCCGTGGATCGGGAAGCGCTCACCGGATGGATCAAGCAATCCGTTGACTACGCTTGGGAACGCCCGGAAGCTTCAAAGGAATATGTTCGGTTCCATGCACAAGAGATGGACGAAGAAGTTGCCCAAAATCATATTGATCTATATGTCAATGGATTTACGAAAGAACTTGGTGAAGAAGGCTACGGCGCTGTTGAAGCATTTTTGGGACGGGCAGCCAAAGAAGGGCTCGTGCCCGGCCATCAATTGCAGCGATTGCGTGATCGGTAA